The Misgurnus anguillicaudatus chromosome 21, ASM2758022v2, whole genome shotgun sequence genome includes a window with the following:
- the LOC129439223 gene encoding uncharacterized protein isoform X1, whose product MIYLCRTKREECMKDLKATLCSTLGGRLNKPEKDPCLSKNIVPSLSSPTMALASFQLMQTLKNSPAALRRRFRRDRTESLSHGDPLFKVHYLGTKKIFSLDLEQAEDAIDRLLDGAPGKLSKDHALVVRPRYVEVKELSTGRQLTKTYLQDIAYCASHTARPNVFLYICRQPGQQLQCRVFWCSRAERAKDMTACLAMSFQQALNDWQGGCATLPQGDGISKEPEMTGTPSAPRVSTLPASLGKVRWKKRGSVSRSPLRAISRRGSASDNWH is encoded by the exons ATGATTTACCTGTGTCGGACTAAAAGGGAAGAGTGCATGAAAG ATCTCAAGGCTACTCTGTGCTCAACACTGGGAGGCCGGCTGAACAAACCGGAGAAGGATCCCTGCCTTTCCAAAAACATCGTCCCCTCACTGTCTTCTCCCACGATGGCTCTAGCCTCCTTCCAACTAATGCAAACTCTAAAGAACTCTCCAGCGGCTTTACGCCGGCGATTTCGCCGCGACCGCACAGAGAGCCTGTCTCACGGCGATCCCCTTTTCAAGGTGCACTACCTTGGCACAAAGAAAATATTCTCCTTAGACCTGGAGCAGGCCGAGGACGCCATTGATCGACTGCTAGACGGAGCCCCTGGGAAGCTGTCTAAAGATCACGCCCTGGTAGTGCGACCGCGATACGTTGAGGTTAAAGAACTGAGCACAGGAAGGCAACTCACAAAGACCTACTTGCAGGACATTGCGTACTGTGCCTCGCACACGGCCAGGCCTAACGTGTTTCTGTACATATGCAGACAGCCTGGTCAGCAGTTGCAGTGCAGGGTTTTCTGGTGCAGTCGGGCAGAAAGGGCAAAAGACATGACGGCCTGCCTGGCGATGTCTTTTCAGCAAGCGCTCAATGACTGGCAGGGTGGGTGCGCCACATTGCCACAGGGAGATGGAATCAGTAAAGAACCGGAGATGACTGGTACGCCCAGTGCACCCAGAGTATCAACGTTGCCAGCTAGCTTGGGAAAAG TTCGTTGGAAGAAAAGAGGTTCAGTATCCCGCAGTCCTCTCCGTGCCATCAGCAGACGAGGTTCTGCCAGTGACAACTGGCATTGA
- the LOC129439223 gene encoding uncharacterized protein isoform X2: MALASFQLMQTLKNSPAALRRRFRRDRTESLSHGDPLFKVHYLGTKKIFSLDLEQAEDAIDRLLDGAPGKLSKDHALVVRPRYVEVKELSTGRQLTKTYLQDIAYCASHTARPNVFLYICRQPGQQLQCRVFWCSRAERAKDMTACLAMSFQQALNDWQGGCATLPQGDGISKEPEMTGTPSAPRVSTLPASLGKVRWKKRGSVSRSPLRAISRRGSASDNWH; this comes from the exons ATGGCTCTAGCCTCCTTCCAACTAATGCAAACTCTAAAGAACTCTCCAGCGGCTTTACGCCGGCGATTTCGCCGCGACCGCACAGAGAGCCTGTCTCACGGCGATCCCCTTTTCAAGGTGCACTACCTTGGCACAAAGAAAATATTCTCCTTAGACCTGGAGCAGGCCGAGGACGCCATTGATCGACTGCTAGACGGAGCCCCTGGGAAGCTGTCTAAAGATCACGCCCTGGTAGTGCGACCGCGATACGTTGAGGTTAAAGAACTGAGCACAGGAAGGCAACTCACAAAGACCTACTTGCAGGACATTGCGTACTGTGCCTCGCACACGGCCAGGCCTAACGTGTTTCTGTACATATGCAGACAGCCTGGTCAGCAGTTGCAGTGCAGGGTTTTCTGGTGCAGTCGGGCAGAAAGGGCAAAAGACATGACGGCCTGCCTGGCGATGTCTTTTCAGCAAGCGCTCAATGACTGGCAGGGTGGGTGCGCCACATTGCCACAGGGAGATGGAATCAGTAAAGAACCGGAGATGACTGGTACGCCCAGTGCACCCAGAGTATCAACGTTGCCAGCTAGCTTGGGAAAAG TTCGTTGGAAGAAAAGAGGTTCAGTATCCCGCAGTCCTCTCCGTGCCATCAGCAGACGAGGTTCTGCCAGTGACAACTGGCATTGA
- the LOC129439255 gene encoding thialysine N-epsilon-acetyltransferase has translation MDFTIRPATLEDCKDISRMILELAEHEKVSDQIKITQRDLEQDGFSKNPFFQGIIAEVPERLKSKTGHTSIGYSLYFYTYSSWKGRAVYMEDLYVMPEFRGKGIGKALMAKVAQLGLAAGCTQLNFTVLECNKSSLDFYLKQGSWDLTSDLGYHCMRCEGDALENLARGDL, from the exons ATGGATTTTACGATCCGGCCAGCCACGCTAGAGGACTGTAAGGACATCTCGCGGATGATACTG GAATTGGCAGAGCATGAAAAAGTTTCTGACCAGATCAAAATTACACAAAGAG ATCTAGAGCAGGATGGATTCTCGAAAAATCCTTTTTTCCAAGGAATTATTGCTGAAGTACCAGAACGCCTTAAGTCCAAAACTG GTCATACCAGCATTGGGTACTCGCTGTACTTCTACACATACAGCTCATGGAAGGGCCGAGCAGTGTACATGGAGGACTTGTATGTAATGCCAGAGTTCAGAG GCAAAGGCATTGGCAAGGCTCTGATGGCCAAAGTTGCTCAG CTTGGTTTGGCCGCTGGTTGCACGCAGCTGAATTTCACTGTACTGGAATGCAACAAGTCATCCCTTGACTTCTACCTAAAGCAGGGCTCCTGGGATTTGACCTCTGACCTTGGTTATCACTGTATGCGCTGTGAGGGTGATGCCCTTGAAAATTTGGCCCGGGGAGACCTTTAA